In Patescibacteria group bacterium, one DNA window encodes the following:
- a CDS encoding DUF11 domain-containing protein, protein MHINYVPNSFPKSLRRVLGIVVAVAVTIQVTGIYSFANFKPALAADTYLMYGVQDSGESNTQFFTLELDPGVATALGSEYPQYDIEGIDTHPSTGALYALAGGGGDQDGKFFLVDKSTGALTLIGDTGASGDEEMVSASFRNDGTLWSFQENVGIMEVNLSNGALTLKGAADAQGVDDNWEGLAWDLQGQQLYGAQGNKLYRWDAGTQTAVKLCENLPKPTEALDFRQDGKLFGGWHNADDEALSIFEINPSSCDITPTNYGIPYRDVESIAFVIEEPAKECKMEIEKIGTPGEVKPGENITYTIRIRNAGDADCTGGGVELKEYYDPSTAFVTSAPMPDDGNDTWNFGTVEPGEEQAVNIEVQASETVKDNDALINKACVWAEQQGDKSNPENWKCATVTTRVVVPPPPTGECTLEVTKTDDSDPVTAGSDLHYSVKVKNTGTADCTGGGVELKEYYDSRTAFITSVPLPTSGDNVWNFDVVEPGEEHVVDITVSTELGLENGDELLNKACAWAEQLGLYEDAGSWVCDEETTTVAKLPPTTPQLTVGKKVSDSDETLVDANTAHRDEILTYTIVVTNTGTATASDVMMSDDYSESDITVTDTHGGLNGGTAITWAAGDLPPSQSTTTTVTVQVKADAVDGAQFDNIAHASATGVPEVSDTVRTTVEAPPPPAAGIDLSLTKSANPTSVQNDHETVFTIMVLNGGPEDASGVAVTDLIPNAFVYVADTGAGAYNKDTGLWTVGSLAKNASSSIDIRVRARTTGTFENIAQVSAADQADVDSIPGNSNPNEDDQASATVKATEPPGPPGGCAENCGGGSGRSTYPKITIVKSVDKPVAQPGEVVTYTFTVTAGGDEASSLVTVTDTLPQGFTFVEGAQSSRTWDFGTMVPGASMTESYDVLIGASVASGKYKNVAVATIANGIPDDNRSEARATVEVTTSGGGSSPEPRLEVTKSASVTFTNPDTDFVYTVVVKNTGNAAALNVVVEDVLPTGFTFIDGGASIKVITVGDLTAGQSASVDYTVHAAAEMKVGVYTNYATARADNAGPASAQTDVEIREIEVLGFTTLPDTGTGSMSPLTIAFAAFAMLGIGMLFAYRYRILFKEAVREQVLINFIPQY, encoded by the coding sequence ATGCATATCAATTACGTCCCCAATAGTTTCCCCAAATCCCTGCGAAGGGTTCTGGGGATCGTAGTAGCGGTTGCCGTGACCATACAAGTCACTGGCATATACTCGTTTGCGAATTTTAAACCGGCGCTTGCCGCTGATACCTATCTCATGTACGGGGTACAGGATTCAGGTGAGTCAAACACACAGTTTTTCACGCTGGAGCTTGACCCGGGCGTCGCCACTGCCTTGGGGTCGGAATATCCCCAATATGACATTGAAGGCATTGATACGCATCCTTCCACGGGCGCACTCTATGCTCTCGCGGGAGGCGGCGGCGATCAAGACGGAAAATTTTTTCTCGTGGACAAATCGACAGGCGCGCTCACGCTCATCGGTGATACAGGCGCATCGGGAGATGAAGAAATGGTATCTGCGTCGTTCCGCAATGACGGCACGCTGTGGTCGTTTCAGGAAAACGTGGGCATTATGGAAGTAAACCTTTCCAATGGCGCGCTCACCTTGAAAGGAGCGGCTGATGCGCAAGGAGTAGACGATAATTGGGAAGGGTTAGCGTGGGATCTTCAAGGCCAGCAGCTCTATGGCGCGCAGGGCAATAAATTGTACCGCTGGGATGCGGGGACCCAGACGGCGGTGAAACTGTGCGAAAATTTGCCTAAGCCCACCGAAGCGCTTGATTTCCGCCAGGACGGCAAGCTTTTTGGCGGGTGGCACAACGCTGATGATGAAGCGTTGAGTATTTTTGAAATAAATCCAAGTTCCTGTGATATAACGCCGACGAATTATGGGATCCCTTACCGTGACGTGGAGTCTATCGCATTTGTCATCGAGGAACCGGCGAAAGAGTGCAAGATGGAGATTGAGAAAATTGGCACCCCGGGAGAGGTGAAACCCGGCGAGAACATAACTTATACCATAAGGATTAGAAACGCGGGCGACGCAGACTGCACCGGCGGCGGCGTGGAACTCAAGGAATACTATGATCCAAGCACTGCGTTTGTCACAAGCGCTCCCATGCCTGATGACGGCAATGATACATGGAATTTTGGCACGGTAGAGCCGGGAGAAGAGCAGGCGGTGAATATTGAAGTGCAGGCATCAGAGACCGTGAAAGACAACGATGCGCTTATCAATAAGGCGTGCGTGTGGGCAGAACAGCAGGGTGACAAGTCAAATCCGGAGAATTGGAAGTGCGCCACCGTGACTACTAGGGTAGTGGTTCCGCCCCCTCCTACGGGCGAGTGCACATTGGAAGTGACAAAAACCGACGATTCTGACCCTGTGACCGCGGGGAGCGATCTTCATTATTCTGTGAAGGTGAAAAATACCGGTACGGCAGACTGTACCGGAGGAGGCGTCGAATTGAAAGAATATTATGACAGTCGGACTGCGTTCATTACGAGCGTGCCGTTGCCCACGAGCGGTGATAATGTTTGGAATTTTGACGTCGTGGAGCCGGGTGAGGAGCATGTGGTGGATATCACCGTTTCTACCGAGTTAGGATTGGAAAACGGCGATGAGCTCCTGAATAAAGCGTGCGCATGGGCGGAACAGCTCGGTCTTTACGAAGATGCGGGCAGCTGGGTATGCGATGAAGAGACCACTACGGTGGCAAAGCTTCCTCCCACAACCCCTCAACTTACGGTGGGCAAGAAGGTGAGTGACAGCGATGAGACGCTCGTGGATGCCAATACGGCGCATCGCGACGAAATACTCACCTATACCATCGTGGTTACCAACACTGGCACCGCCACAGCGTCCGACGTGATGATGAGCGATGATTATTCCGAAAGCGATATTACCGTCACGGATACTCATGGGGGCCTCAACGGCGGCACCGCTATTACATGGGCGGCGGGAGATTTGCCGCCGTCCCAGTCAACCACGACGACTGTAACCGTACAAGTAAAAGCTGATGCGGTAGATGGTGCACAGTTTGATAATATCGCGCACGCAAGCGCCACGGGTGTGCCAGAGGTGAGCGATACGGTGCGCACTACGGTAGAGGCGCCTCCACCTCCTGCCGCGGGAATTGACCTGAGCCTTACGAAATCAGCAAATCCTACCAGTGTGCAGAATGACCATGAGACGGTATTCACCATCATGGTCTTAAACGGCGGTCCTGAAGATGCGAGCGGTGTTGCAGTGACTGATCTTATCCCTAACGCATTTGTGTATGTTGCAGATACTGGCGCGGGTGCGTATAACAAGGATACTGGACTCTGGACCGTGGGTTCTTTAGCAAAAAATGCTTCCTCTTCGATCGATATCCGCGTACGGGCGCGCACGACTGGCACTTTCGAAAATATTGCGCAGGTTTCCGCGGCGGACCAAGCTGATGTGGATTCCATTCCCGGCAACAGCAATCCAAACGAAGACGACCAGGCAAGCGCAACGGTGAAGGCGACAGAACCTCCAGGCCCTCCGGGCGGGTGCGCGGAGAATTGCGGCGGAGGCAGCGGGAGATCAACCTATCCTAAGATCACGATTGTGAAATCGGTGGATAAACCGGTGGCGCAGCCTGGCGAAGTGGTGACCTACACCTTTACGGTGACTGCGGGCGGCGACGAAGCGTCTTCTCTGGTTACGGTGACTGACACCTTACCGCAAGGATTTACCTTTGTGGAAGGCGCCCAAAGCAGCCGCACCTGGGATTTTGGCACCATGGTTCCAGGCGCGAGTATGACGGAATCCTATGACGTGCTTATCGGCGCATCGGTCGCTTCCGGTAAATATAAAAATGTGGCAGTTGCCACTATTGCGAACGGCATTCCCGACGATAACCGGAGCGAAGCGCGCGCCACCGTGGAAGTGACCACAAGCGGTGGCGGCAGTAGTCCGGAACCTCGCCTTGAGGTGACCAAATCCGCGTCGGTCACATTCACCAACCCGGATACTGATTTTGTATATACCGTAGTGGTGAAGAATACAGGAAACGCGGCTGCGCTGAACGTGGTCGTTGAAGACGTGCTTCCCACCGGATTCACCTTTATTGATGGAGGCGCAAGCATCAAAGTAATTACGGTTGGTGATCTCACTGCAGGCCAGAGCGCTTCAGTAGACTATACGGTCCATGCGGCCGCTGAAATGAAAGTGGGCGTGTATACCAACTATGCGACTGCCCGCGCCGATAATGCGGGACCGGCTAGCGCACAGACAGACGTGGAAATCCGCGAGATAGAGGTTTTGGGCTTTACCACGCTCCCTGATACCGGCACCGGAAGCATGAGCCCTCTTACTATTGCATTTGCCGCGTTCGCGATGCTCGGCATTGGCATGCTCTTTGCATACCGCTACCGCATTCTTTTCAAAGAAGCAGTGCGTGAACAAGTACTCATTAATTTTATCCCGCAATACTAA
- a CDS encoding methylated-DNA--[protein]-cysteine S-methyltransferase, whose product MNFFQRVYGIVALIPRGNVASYGQIAALAGNPRAARVVGWALHVMTPAQYQDIPWHRVINSRGMISTTCREHPASLQAALLRKEGIAVITRRDGSGWVDLKKYLWQPIVRSTKH is encoded by the coding sequence ATGAACTTCTTTCAGCGCGTGTACGGCATCGTGGCGCTTATCCCGCGGGGGAACGTGGCGTCCTATGGGCAGATTGCGGCGCTTGCCGGCAATCCGCGCGCGGCGCGCGTGGTAGGCTGGGCGCTCCATGTGATGACTCCCGCGCAATACCAGGATATACCGTGGCACCGCGTCATCAACTCCCGCGGCATGATTTCCACCACCTGCCGCGAGCACCCCGCGAGCCTCCAGGCAGCACTTCTGCGCAAAGAAGGGATTGCGGTAATCACGCGCCGCGACGGGAGCGGGTGGGTTGATTTAAAGAAATATTTGTGGCAACCTATAGTGAGAAGCACGAAGCACTAA
- a CDS encoding prepilin-type N-terminal cleavage/methylation domain-containing protein, with the protein MRTRKGFTLIELLVVIAIIGLLATLAVVALNNARTKSRDAKRVSDIKQIQTALELYYSDQNKYPTVAAATLLGSGALQCLGTAGWGAVGCAVPYMGLVPSNPTPNAVPYTYSGPTESSYTITFSLESGTGGLSAAMHTATPSGVQ; encoded by the coding sequence ATGCGTACACGAAAAGGTTTTACTCTTATTGAATTGTTGGTAGTCATCGCGATCATTGGGTTGCTCGCAACCCTTGCGGTCGTGGCATTAAACAATGCCAGGACAAAATCACGCGACGCAAAGCGAGTATCTGATATCAAGCAAATCCAGACCGCGCTGGAGCTCTACTATTCAGATCAAAATAAGTATCCCACAGTAGCGGCAGCTACACTACTCGGATCAGGCGCTTTGCAATGTCTTGGTACAGCAGGATGGGGTGCAGTTGGCTGTGCTGTTCCCTATATGGGTCTTGTCCCATCAAACCCGACCCCCAATGCTGTTCCCTATACCTATAGTGGTCCCACAGAGAGTAGTTATACGATTACGTTCAGCCTTGAAAGCGGCACCGGGGGTTTGAGTGCAGCAATGCACACAGCCACACCAAGCGGAGTACAATAA
- a CDS encoding GIY-YIG nuclease family protein, with product MYYVYLLQSVSYLDQHYVGYTPDLKNRLKDHNEGKSKHTSKFKPWKLIYYSAFADERKAKEFEKYLKTGSGRAFLKRHFLAGMRP from the coding sequence ATGTATTACGTCTATTTATTGCAAAGTGTCAGTTATCTGGATCAACATTACGTGGGCTATACTCCCGACCTCAAGAATAGGCTCAAGGATCATAATGAGGGAAAATCCAAACACACTTCTAAGTTTAAGCCATGGAAATTGATTTATTACTCCGCGTTCGCTGATGAACGCAAAGCAAAAGAATTTGAGAAATATTTGAAAACCGGATCCGGAAGAGCTTTTTTGAAGAGACATTTCCTTGCAGGGATGCGTCCCTGA
- a CDS encoding amino acid racemase gives MKKRIGILGGMSPESTAEFYLGIVSKYFSKYKDNSYPEILIFCVDFQKMIALQEGGDKKSYIQALMIGINSLITAGADFITIPSNAPHVVYHELAALSSKPILSIVENTAQKAKSMDFKRLLLTGTLYTMQSDYYKLEFEKYGIHMVVPGERDQQEINRIIFAELVHGKIKEASANWFKKMIETYEVDGVVLGCTELPMLIKQTDTTLTLLNTLDIHAEKTLEYSLGLNNL, from the coding sequence ATGAAGAAAAGAATAGGAATACTAGGAGGCATGAGTCCTGAATCTACTGCAGAGTTTTATCTTGGCATCGTGAGCAAATACTTTTCGAAATATAAGGATAATTCTTATCCGGAAATTTTGATTTTTTGCGTCGACTTCCAAAAAATGATTGCACTGCAAGAAGGCGGCGATAAAAAATCGTATATACAGGCATTGATGATAGGCATCAATTCGCTTATTACCGCGGGAGCGGACTTCATCACCATCCCTTCAAATGCTCCACACGTGGTATATCACGAGCTTGCAGCATTATCTTCAAAACCAATTCTCAGCATCGTAGAAAATACCGCTCAAAAAGCTAAATCGATGGACTTCAAAAGGCTGCTCCTCACTGGCACCCTTTACACGATGCAGTCAGATTATTATAAGTTGGAATTTGAAAAATACGGCATTCATATGGTGGTGCCAGGTGAAAGAGACCAACAAGAAATCAACAGAATTATATTTGCAGAATTGGTGCATGGTAAGATTAAAGAGGCCAGCGCGAATTGGTTTAAAAAGATGATAGAAACATATGAAGTCGACGGGGTCGTTTTGGGATGTACGGAACTTCCTATGTTAATCAAACAAACCGACACGACACTTACTCTTCTCAATACTCTTGATATTCACGCCGAGAAGACGCTGGAATATTCTTTGGGCCTTAACAATTTATAA